Proteins co-encoded in one Cupriavidus nantongensis genomic window:
- a CDS encoding tyrosine-type recombinase/integrase, which yields MPLTDTAIRLAKPTGRDYTLKDGDGLALFVGASGAKNWHFRFSWAGKQPRISLGTYPEISLKEARELRDQARALVAKGVDPRIHRRQERKAALLAASNTFEAVFRSWRDFKALSLKAGRQSTLSQVDRIFKKDLLPTLGPQSIFEITRADLLEVLRKIERRGAHTTAEKCRTWFNQLFRYAMVEVELQSNPAADLDIVAMPKLRVKHNPFLRMEQLPAFLVKLRHYGGDLNTQLGLRLLLLTGVRTGELRSAVPEQFDLERSLWIVPPENVKQLQEQMRKKNKDCTEIPPYLVPLPRQAVAIVRELLRAKSPAQRYLLPHRSKPRERISENTLNAALKRMGYKDQLTGHGIRATVSTALNELGYHKDWVEAQLSHADTNQIRASYNHAEYVEQRRAMMQDWADRLDQWEMQGLQADPEMAPSMPRDRRLPPVPAVEPLPIRDGHVESAPAEVAAGEGDELERSPVLTLVARKDQRPQPVLTDIQRERALVLATFESPHNLPLPAFAKLVGKSRHQINRDIQARRLLSLSMGNRGQRIPDWQLDPVRQDFTRAVLARVGDLDSWMLYRALCEPVDALGGLSPLEAVVAGAARDAMHAVLGVLGLLGEPERAVTALRQVV from the coding sequence ATGCCTCTCACAGACACAGCAATCCGTCTGGCCAAACCCACCGGCAGGGACTACACGCTCAAGGACGGGGACGGCCTGGCGCTCTTCGTCGGCGCCAGCGGGGCGAAGAACTGGCACTTCCGCTTTTCCTGGGCCGGCAAGCAACCCCGCATCTCGCTGGGCACCTACCCCGAGATCAGCCTCAAGGAAGCCCGCGAACTCAGGGATCAAGCCCGCGCGCTCGTCGCCAAGGGCGTCGACCCCCGCATCCACCGTCGGCAGGAACGCAAGGCGGCGCTCCTCGCCGCCTCCAACACCTTCGAGGCGGTATTTCGATCCTGGCGCGACTTCAAGGCGCTGAGCCTCAAGGCCGGGCGCCAAAGCACCCTGTCGCAGGTCGACCGCATCTTCAAGAAGGACCTGCTGCCGACGCTGGGCCCGCAATCCATCTTTGAGATCACGCGCGCCGATTTGCTGGAGGTCCTGCGCAAGATCGAGCGTCGCGGCGCACACACGACCGCCGAGAAGTGCCGGACCTGGTTCAACCAGCTCTTCCGCTACGCGATGGTCGAGGTCGAGCTGCAGAGCAACCCGGCGGCGGATCTCGACATCGTGGCGATGCCGAAGCTGCGCGTGAAGCACAACCCCTTTCTGCGCATGGAACAGCTCCCGGCGTTCCTGGTGAAGCTGCGCCACTATGGCGGCGATCTCAACACGCAACTGGGATTGCGCCTGCTGTTGCTCACCGGCGTGCGTACCGGCGAACTGCGCTCCGCGGTGCCGGAGCAGTTCGATCTCGAGCGCAGCCTTTGGATCGTTCCCCCGGAGAACGTGAAGCAACTGCAGGAGCAGATGCGCAAGAAGAACAAGGACTGCACGGAGATTCCGCCCTACCTGGTGCCACTGCCTCGGCAGGCTGTTGCGATCGTACGGGAACTGCTCCGCGCCAAGTCCCCAGCCCAGCGCTACCTGCTGCCACACCGCAGCAAGCCCAGGGAGCGCATCAGCGAGAACACCCTCAACGCCGCGCTCAAGCGCATGGGCTACAAGGACCAGCTCACGGGCCACGGTATCCGGGCGACGGTCTCGACCGCACTCAACGAGTTGGGCTACCACAAGGACTGGGTGGAGGCGCAGCTTTCCCATGCCGACACCAATCAGATTCGGGCGAGCTACAACCACGCCGAGTACGTGGAGCAGCGCCGGGCCATGATGCAGGACTGGGCGGACCGCTTGGACCAGTGGGAGATGCAAGGCCTGCAGGCCGATCCGGAGATGGCGCCCTCGATGCCGCGGGACCGTCGGCTGCCGCCCGTTCCCGCCGTCGAGCCCCTTCCGATCCGCGACGGTCATGTGGAGAGCGCACCCGCCGAGGTGGCGGCAGGCGAGGGCGATGAGTTGGAGAGATCCCCGGTGCTCACGCTCGTCGCGCGCAAGGATCAGCGTCCTCAGCCGGTCTTGACCGACATCCAGCGCGAACGGGCCCTGGTGCTGGCGACCTTCGAGTCGCCCCACAACCTCCCGCTGCCGGCGTTCGCCAAGCTGGTGGGCAAGTCGCGCCATCAGATCAACCGAGACATCCAGGCCCGTCGCCTGCTGTCGCTCAGCATGGGCAACCGGGGGCAGCGCATTCCGGACTGGCAGCTGGATCCGGTGCGCCAGGACTTCACTCGTGCCGTCCTGGCGCGCGTCGGCGACCTCGACAGCTGGATGTTATATCGCGCCCTGTGCGAGCCGGTGGATGCGCTGGGCGGACTGTCCCCGCTGGAGGCGGTGGTCGCCGGCGCCGCCCGCGACGCCATGCATGCGGTGCTTGGCGTCCTGGGTCTGCTCGGCGAGCCAGAACGCGCGGTGACGGCACTGAGGCAGGTGGTCTAG
- a CDS encoding LysR family substrate-binding domain-containing protein, whose translation MSTHAPGASRLRLAISDAGVQPPLAHLLAHQRSEEPDVELSLSEAILGRQIEGLLTGLYDVGLATSGEERSGLTAEPIWREPLALAVPARSPLLAYTHIPLPEALRYPMVLWDPTACTGIHRQVDRILHDVTDAPIVAERVASSALMMTLVAAGYGTGLAPATQIVAYRPLGVVMRPLAGLSPQLITYLLRPKAEASDSVSRFARRAMRVGSMRMGDLDGASSPDSH comes from the coding sequence ATGTCGACGCATGCTCCCGGCGCCTCCAGGCTCCGGCTTGCCATCAGCGATGCCGGTGTTCAGCCACCACTGGCTCATCTTCTGGCCCATCAACGCAGCGAGGAGCCGGACGTTGAGCTTTCGCTCTCCGAAGCCATCCTTGGTCGCCAAATCGAGGGCTTGCTGACTGGCTTGTACGATGTCGGGTTGGCAACGTCAGGAGAGGAGCGCAGCGGATTGACTGCCGAGCCCATCTGGCGGGAGCCGCTTGCGCTCGCAGTGCCGGCGCGCTCTCCCCTCCTCGCCTACACGCACATCCCGTTGCCCGAGGCGCTGCGCTACCCGATGGTGTTATGGGATCCGACAGCCTGCACGGGCATCCATCGGCAAGTCGATCGCATCCTTCACGACGTGACCGACGCCCCAATCGTGGCCGAGCGCGTCGCGTCCTCCGCCTTGATGATGACCCTCGTGGCTGCAGGCTACGGCACCGGCTTGGCGCCGGCCACACAGATCGTGGCCTATCGCCCGCTCGGCGTGGTGATGCGACCGCTGGCCGGGCTATCGCCGCAGTTGATCACCTACCTGCTGCGGCCGAAAGCCGAAGCCAGCGACAGCGTGTCCCGGTTCGCCCGGCGCGCCATGCGCGTCGGTTCGATGCGCATGGGCGATCTGGACGGGGCGTCATCACCGGATTCGCACTAG
- a CDS encoding helix-turn-helix domain-containing protein, with product MQKRPIQRGRPAGSTSFEAEPALAFGAAVREARTAQGMAQETLAHRAGIERSHMGKIERGEHMPTLALIFRIARALGCSATTLMAETEQKLGELKDGQG from the coding sequence ATGCAGAAGCGTCCGATACAACGCGGCCGTCCGGCCGGCTCCACCTCTTTCGAAGCTGAGCCCGCGCTCGCCTTTGGCGCCGCCGTGCGGGAGGCCCGGACCGCTCAAGGTATGGCCCAGGAGACGCTCGCACATCGTGCCGGGATCGAACGATCCCACATGGGCAAGATCGAGCGTGGGGAACACATGCCGACTCTGGCCTTGATCTTCCGAATCGCGCGAGCGTTGGGGTGCAGTGCGACGACGCTGATGGCGGAGACCGAGCAGAAGCTCGGAGAGCTCAAAGACGGGCAAGGATGA
- a CDS encoding ABC-three component system protein yields the protein MTHAAEGAALGFYFQSLHALRGILEQPHDDAAVCLERLDDVEFVSNGEPLLVQLKHSMSEKPAAVTLASRALWRTFKAWIDVLPKVVLEATRFQLVTVASLDAEGVLGSLLTESADRESLHVKLLQEARRVVDAHEAAKHAGTPPHADRVGGCMAFLQLDEDTRRSLLSKITVRPGSSNITAISGEIADCLVNFPPQQRPVLCTRLIEWWDLQVIFTLCGKRERFITKLEVQLKIAELAGEIERDELLPDFETALLPTDHVPDSMLTRQIELVGGTPSDVRLAVREEWRARSQRHKWISERLDMASRIVKYDSLLQERWQDKHERMCEECGEEEETHKRQCGHQLLRWSYDLAHTEVRPFAPNWSATYYVRGSYQVLAIDLLVGWHPDFRRLLGSNS from the coding sequence TTGACCCATGCCGCCGAAGGCGCGGCGCTCGGCTTCTACTTTCAGTCGCTCCATGCGCTGCGTGGCATCCTGGAGCAGCCCCATGACGACGCCGCCGTGTGCCTCGAGCGGCTCGACGACGTGGAATTCGTCTCGAACGGCGAGCCGCTTTTGGTGCAGCTCAAGCACTCGATGAGCGAGAAACCGGCTGCTGTGACGCTGGCCTCGCGTGCGCTCTGGCGCACGTTCAAGGCATGGATCGACGTGCTGCCGAAGGTGGTTCTGGAGGCAACGCGATTCCAGCTTGTTACGGTGGCATCTCTTGATGCCGAAGGCGTCCTGGGGAGTTTGCTCACGGAGTCCGCCGATCGCGAATCCCTGCATGTCAAACTGCTGCAGGAGGCGCGAAGGGTTGTGGACGCGCACGAGGCGGCTAAGCACGCTGGAACCCCACCCCATGCGGATAGAGTAGGAGGCTGCATGGCATTCCTCCAACTTGACGAAGACACGAGGCGCTCCCTGCTGTCCAAAATCACCGTGCGGCCGGGCAGCAGCAATATCACGGCCATCAGTGGTGAAATTGCGGACTGCCTGGTGAATTTCCCGCCGCAACAGCGCCCTGTCCTCTGCACGCGCCTCATTGAGTGGTGGGACCTGCAGGTCATCTTCACCCTGTGCGGCAAACGGGAGCGTTTCATTACCAAGCTCGAGGTCCAACTGAAGATTGCCGAACTCGCCGGAGAAATTGAGCGCGACGAGCTACTGCCGGATTTCGAGACGGCTCTGTTGCCCACGGACCATGTTCCGGATTCCATGCTCACGCGCCAGATCGAGCTGGTAGGTGGAACTCCCAGTGATGTGCGGCTAGCCGTTCGTGAAGAATGGCGGGCGCGCTCGCAGCGGCACAAGTGGATATCGGAGCGCCTTGACATGGCATCGCGCATCGTCAAGTACGACAGCTTGCTTCAGGAGAGGTGGCAGGATAAGCACGAGCGAATGTGCGAGGAGTGCGGCGAAGAGGAGGAAACTCACAAACGCCAGTGCGGGCACCAACTTCTGCGCTGGTCTTATGACCTCGCGCACACCGAGGTGCGACCCTTCGCCCCCAACTGGAGTGCGACCTACTATGTGCGCGGCAGCTATCAGGTGTTGGCCATCGACTTGCTGGTCGGCTGGCATCCGGACTTCAGGAGGCTTCTGGGGTCCAACTCATGA
- a CDS encoding three component ABC system middle component, which produces MNRAHDIYAETNPAYCAAVLAQFCASHNEHRGRAPALAVAYLVLPIVLSEDLAETFDKCVKSTGLLVWLDRSPRIRVGLSGRVNATLPVSTEAIRFGCIAGLLRLEGEGAIASSHRKLPAAVSSGVAGPALKRARLLGSWFAEAGSARAVMEAMGVSV; this is translated from the coding sequence ATGAACCGCGCGCACGACATCTATGCAGAGACAAACCCAGCGTACTGCGCTGCCGTGCTCGCTCAGTTCTGCGCGTCGCATAACGAGCACCGGGGGCGAGCCCCAGCGCTTGCTGTGGCCTATCTGGTGCTCCCCATCGTGCTGTCCGAGGATCTCGCCGAAACCTTCGACAAGTGTGTCAAGAGCACGGGTCTTCTCGTGTGGCTGGATCGTAGTCCGCGCATACGAGTTGGCTTGTCCGGGCGCGTGAACGCCACTTTGCCGGTGTCCACGGAGGCCATTCGCTTTGGGTGTATCGCCGGACTGCTGCGCTTGGAAGGCGAGGGGGCTATCGCCTCGTCGCACAGAAAACTGCCTGCGGCGGTTTCATCCGGTGTCGCTGGTCCGGCGCTGAAGCGAGCGCGGCTACTGGGTTCCTGGTTTGCCGAAGCCGGGTCTGCGCGCGCCGTGATGGAGGCTATGGGAGTATCAGTATGA
- a CDS encoding DUF3732 domain-containing protein: MTRWNIARIFYLGIEGAFREIELDAGKVNVIAGASGTGKSAVIKTLDYCLGSSSCELPVYVRRHCVAVGVKWVRGADELISCRLVPPVGQRSSDHMYVTTGRGLSVPRLVEQFEGRTNVEAAKTRLEEAFGIGDVGQPDSTVPGRESRDRATVRHVTPYVFVTKEVIDSETVLLHGLDDRRKAGHIIATLPYFLGVVTESTAADERRLRQARKALDIEVARENARRSNESLVKQRMRILLTEASQIGLAAAPFEQADEFELLAMLRSAMSSDAKAMQYPSEGELDALHERRQSVLSELNQTKRRHRAMMTAAQESLSYQDAVAKQHDKLHIAEHLNLLEVPSTCPICQSDTTAGASAALALKRSLETIRAEASEVGRIRPQLDASVSMLAERIQTLSSQLRELDARIASALSQIQEGRRLTDLAQAQAYFRGKASFFLETLDDQLLRPGKDLSALREEIAELETRLDNDSRRVRLQRAEADVSRFASEAFADLPKVEPCVDAELQFSSRVPQVSIVEPGPGGAILSMADLGSDQNWLAVHVALAFGFQRFFEKEQRPVPGLLVLDQLSRPYFPNKGEEEKAVVVGSVEDDDPEAGADRAGRDVIAISEGDEDFQAMRQHIDFLFSQVEARKGLQVLLLEHAYFKDDPRYVAATKARWTRASGEALIPKHWKRRPNSR; encoded by the coding sequence ATGACGCGATGGAATATTGCACGTATCTTCTACCTCGGGATCGAAGGAGCGTTCCGAGAGATCGAGTTGGACGCCGGCAAGGTCAATGTGATCGCGGGTGCGTCGGGCACAGGCAAGTCCGCCGTGATCAAGACGCTGGATTACTGCCTGGGCTCTTCGAGCTGCGAACTGCCGGTATACGTACGACGACACTGTGTCGCAGTGGGGGTCAAGTGGGTGCGCGGGGCTGACGAGCTGATCTCCTGCCGTCTCGTGCCGCCAGTTGGGCAGCGCAGCAGCGATCACATGTACGTGACGACGGGGCGCGGCTTGTCAGTCCCTCGCTTGGTGGAACAGTTCGAGGGTCGGACCAATGTGGAGGCGGCCAAGACCCGGCTGGAGGAGGCATTCGGGATCGGTGACGTTGGTCAGCCAGATTCAACGGTGCCGGGACGGGAATCGCGTGATCGCGCGACGGTACGCCACGTTACGCCGTATGTGTTTGTGACGAAGGAGGTCATCGACAGCGAGACGGTACTGCTTCATGGGCTGGATGACAGGCGCAAGGCCGGCCACATCATCGCGACTCTACCGTATTTCCTTGGCGTGGTGACGGAGTCGACGGCCGCAGATGAGCGCCGGCTGAGGCAGGCGCGCAAGGCGTTAGACATTGAGGTCGCGCGAGAGAACGCGCGCAGGTCCAATGAGAGCTTGGTGAAGCAGCGCATGCGCATCCTGCTGACCGAGGCGAGCCAGATTGGATTGGCCGCTGCCCCATTCGAACAGGCCGACGAGTTCGAGTTGCTGGCGATGCTGCGAAGCGCGATGTCCTCAGATGCGAAGGCGATGCAGTATCCTAGCGAGGGGGAACTGGATGCGTTGCATGAACGCCGCCAGTCGGTGCTGTCAGAGCTGAACCAGACCAAGCGCAGGCACCGGGCGATGATGACTGCGGCTCAGGAATCGCTTAGCTATCAGGATGCGGTGGCCAAGCAGCACGACAAGCTGCACATCGCAGAACACTTAAATCTGTTGGAGGTTCCCTCGACCTGTCCGATATGCCAGTCGGACACCACGGCTGGTGCGTCCGCGGCGTTGGCGCTCAAGCGTTCCCTGGAAACGATCCGCGCCGAGGCCAGCGAGGTCGGCCGTATCCGACCGCAACTCGACGCTTCGGTAAGTATGCTCGCGGAACGGATACAGACCCTGAGCTCCCAACTGCGGGAACTGGATGCGCGCATTGCTTCGGCCCTGAGTCAAATCCAGGAGGGCAGGCGCCTTACTGATCTGGCGCAGGCCCAGGCGTATTTCCGAGGCAAAGCTAGCTTCTTCCTGGAAACGCTAGACGACCAGCTGCTGCGTCCTGGGAAGGACCTGAGTGCGTTGCGCGAGGAGATCGCGGAACTGGAAACACGCCTGGACAACGACAGCCGGCGCGTACGTCTCCAGCGCGCCGAAGCGGACGTGTCGCGATTCGCTTCCGAGGCTTTTGCGGATCTACCGAAAGTGGAGCCGTGTGTCGATGCGGAACTGCAGTTTTCCTCCAGGGTGCCACAAGTGAGCATCGTTGAGCCGGGACCCGGCGGCGCCATTCTGTCCATGGCTGATCTGGGCTCAGATCAGAACTGGCTGGCGGTCCATGTTGCATTGGCGTTCGGTTTTCAGCGCTTTTTCGAGAAAGAACAACGCCCCGTGCCGGGACTGCTCGTGCTGGACCAACTCAGCCGCCCGTACTTCCCGAACAAGGGCGAGGAAGAGAAGGCCGTCGTGGTCGGCAGCGTTGAAGACGATGATCCGGAGGCAGGTGCTGACCGTGCGGGGCGCGACGTGATTGCCATCAGCGAGGGGGACGAGGATTTCCAAGCCATGCGCCAGCACATCGACTTCCTGTTCAGTCAGGTCGAGGCGCGCAAGGGGCTGCAGGTGTTGCTGCTGGAGCATGCATACTTTAAAGACGATCCTCGCTACGTGGCGGCGACGAAGGCGCGCTGGACCCGTGCGTCCGGGGAGGCGTTGATTCCGAAACACTGGAAACGGCGACCGAACTCTAGATGA
- the mobH gene encoding MobH family relaxase, with product MLTLFQRKKTPPSTGTSSSGPADASKGLTRPQSAAALLATPRRQKLLEHIWQRTSLSRRQFATLYLAPLERYAELVQQFPASEAHHHAYPGGMLDHGMEIVAYALKLRQSHLLPAGTTPEAQAAQAEAWTAGTAYAALLHDIGKITVDLHVEYADGTIWHPWHGPLQRPYRFRYRQEREYRLHGAATGLLYARVLDPNIFDWLSLYPDLWSALLFVLAGQYEHAGTLGELVVQADQASVAHELGGDPAKAMAAPKHALQRKLLDGLRFLLREEFKLNQPQASDGWLTQDALWLVSKTVSDKLRAHLLSQGIEGIPSNNTAVFNVLQDHGIVQPTGDGKAIWKATVTSDAGWSHSFTFLKLAPALIWDAGERPAPFAGTVRIEQDEASPEAGPPPATPTTVTADAAAVDAAPVTVTPDIVPADPFSGLLEMLDEPPMSFAPPSPNTSAGTEPLAPPPLAAATAPADVPSIASEVMVPSTIEPSGEHFIAWLRHGIHTRKLIINDAKALVHTVADTAYLVSPGVFQRYAQEHPMVAKQAKEAELADWQWVQKRFERLQVHRKQPNGLNIWTCEVTGPRKSRRLHGYLLSDPERLFSDVPPNNPYLQLM from the coding sequence ATGCTCACGCTGTTCCAGCGCAAAAAGACGCCACCATCGACTGGTACCTCGTCGTCCGGCCCTGCCGATGCGTCCAAAGGGCTGACGCGGCCGCAGTCGGCGGCGGCACTGCTGGCCACGCCGCGGCGCCAGAAACTGCTGGAGCACATCTGGCAGCGCACCTCGCTCTCCCGGCGACAGTTCGCCACGCTCTACCTCGCACCGCTGGAACGCTACGCCGAACTGGTCCAGCAGTTTCCCGCCTCGGAAGCGCATCACCACGCCTATCCGGGCGGCATGCTGGACCACGGTATGGAGATCGTCGCCTACGCGCTCAAGCTGCGGCAGTCGCACCTGCTGCCTGCCGGCACCACGCCGGAGGCCCAGGCCGCCCAGGCGGAAGCCTGGACCGCCGGCACCGCCTACGCCGCTCTTCTACACGACATCGGCAAGATTACCGTGGATCTGCATGTGGAGTACGCAGACGGCACGATCTGGCACCCCTGGCACGGCCCGTTGCAGCGGCCGTACCGCTTCCGCTACCGCCAGGAGCGCGAATATCGGCTGCATGGCGCCGCGACCGGGCTTCTCTACGCCCGGGTGCTCGACCCGAACATCTTCGACTGGCTCAGCCTCTATCCCGATCTGTGGTCAGCACTGCTGTTCGTACTGGCCGGACAGTACGAACACGCCGGCACACTCGGCGAACTGGTCGTGCAGGCCGACCAGGCATCGGTCGCCCATGAACTCGGCGGCGACCCTGCGAAGGCGATGGCCGCCCCGAAGCATGCACTGCAGCGCAAGCTCCTCGACGGCCTGCGCTTCCTCCTGCGCGAGGAGTTCAAGCTGAACCAGCCGCAAGCCTCGGATGGCTGGCTGACCCAGGATGCCTTGTGGCTGGTCAGCAAGACCGTCTCCGACAAGCTGCGCGCCCACCTGCTGTCGCAGGGCATCGAAGGCATCCCGTCGAACAACACGGCGGTGTTCAACGTGCTGCAGGATCACGGCATCGTGCAGCCGACTGGGGACGGCAAGGCCATCTGGAAGGCCACCGTCACGAGCGACGCTGGGTGGTCGCACAGCTTCACCTTCCTCAAGCTGGCGCCGGCGCTGATCTGGGATGCCGGCGAGCGGCCGGCGCCGTTCGCGGGAACGGTGCGCATCGAACAGGATGAGGCATCGCCCGAGGCCGGCCCACCGCCGGCGACGCCGACCACCGTGACCGCTGATGCCGCCGCAGTCGATGCCGCTCCCGTGACCGTCACTCCTGACATCGTTCCGGCGGATCCGTTTTCCGGCCTGCTGGAAATGCTCGATGAGCCGCCCATGTCGTTCGCGCCCCCCTCACCCAACACCTCGGCCGGTACCGAGCCACTCGCCCCGCCACCCCTAGCAGCAGCGACCGCACCTGCCGACGTGCCGTCGATCGCCTCGGAAGTGATGGTCCCGTCCACGATCGAGCCCTCCGGCGAGCATTTCATCGCCTGGCTGCGGCACGGCATCCACACCCGCAAGCTCATCATCAACGATGCCAAGGCCCTGGTGCACACCGTGGCCGACACCGCCTATCTGGTCAGCCCCGGCGTGTTCCAGCGCTACGCGCAGGAGCACCCCATGGTGGCGAAACAGGCCAAGGAAGCCGAACTCGCCGACTGGCAATGGGTGCAGAAGCGTTTCGAACGCCTGCAAGTACACCGAAAACAGCCCAACGGCCTGAACATCTGGACCTGCGAGGTGACGGGGCCGCGCAAGTCGCGGAGGCTGCATGGCTATCTTCTCTCCGACCCTGAGCGGCTATTCAGCGACGTTCCGCCCAACAATCCCTACTTGCAACTGATGTGA
- a CDS encoding type II toxin-antitoxin system PrlF family antitoxin, with protein sequence MSSIHELATLTSKGQITLPKSIRQALGVDTGGKVAFELRGGEVVVTRAEFEHEDPAIGAFLGLLEADIRAGRHLQSLPDDLVRAMLANAGHAVNLDEEIDGEVAL encoded by the coding sequence ATGTCCAGCATCCACGAACTCGCCACACTTACGTCAAAGGGACAGATCACCCTACCCAAGTCGATCCGGCAGGCGCTGGGCGTCGATACCGGCGGCAAGGTGGCATTCGAGCTGCGCGGCGGCGAAGTCGTCGTCACGCGCGCCGAGTTCGAACACGAAGATCCGGCGATCGGTGCATTCCTGGGGCTGCTGGAAGCCGACATCCGCGCCGGAAGGCACCTGCAGTCCTTGCCGGACGATCTCGTCCGCGCGATGTTGGCGAATGCCGGCCACGCCGTGAACCTCGATGAAGAGATCGATGGGGAAGTGGCGCTCTGA
- a CDS encoding type II toxin-antitoxin system YhaV family toxin produces the protein MECHGWTLLFHEGVVEQLRKLHAAAQRAERNDPRGFAGNANVKLFRALSQLIMDGVPSDPARDEFRQGNTLGPAYRHWRRAKIGRRFRLFFRYDSKAKVIVYAWVNDEQTLRSAGSKSDPYAVFEKMLGRGNPPDDWNALMAASQQDWSKTE, from the coding sequence ATGGAGTGTCACGGCTGGACGCTGCTGTTCCACGAGGGTGTGGTCGAGCAGTTGCGCAAACTGCACGCGGCGGCGCAGCGGGCGGAGCGGAATGACCCACGGGGGTTCGCAGGCAACGCCAACGTCAAGTTGTTCCGCGCGCTGAGCCAGTTGATCATGGACGGTGTGCCGAGCGATCCGGCACGCGACGAGTTCCGTCAGGGCAACACCCTGGGACCTGCGTACCGGCATTGGCGACGTGCGAAGATCGGACGGCGGTTCCGCCTGTTCTTCCGCTATGACTCCAAGGCGAAGGTGATCGTCTACGCCTGGGTCAACGACGAGCAGACCCTGCGGTCGGCGGGCAGCAAGTCCGATCCGTATGCGGTCTTCGAGAAGATGCTGGGGCGGGGCAATCCGCCCGACGATTGGAACGCGTTGATGGCAGCCAGCCAGCAGGATTGGAGCAAAACGGAATAA
- a CDS encoding DUF3742 family protein codes for MTTKTRPGNAERLGRWLGGLWRGFMRQERGVSGWLIARGMPAGSATALLWIVKLAVLGALLYAAFWIALLLVFVVAAAWTAGQTSTDREDEHSFTTLETLRKKPGYDPNLYNDTSHEMYEED; via the coding sequence ATGACCACGAAAACCCGTCCAGGTAATGCAGAGCGCCTCGGCCGCTGGCTGGGCGGGTTGTGGCGTGGGTTCATGCGTCAAGAACGAGGTGTGTCCGGTTGGCTGATTGCGCGAGGCATGCCAGCAGGTAGCGCCACGGCGCTGCTGTGGATCGTCAAGCTGGCCGTGCTTGGAGCACTGCTGTACGCCGCGTTCTGGATCGCGCTGCTGCTGGTGTTTGTCGTAGCTGCCGCTTGGACGGCTGGGCAAACCTCCACAGATCGCGAGGACGAGCATTCGTTCACGACGCTGGAGACACTCAGGAAGAAACCTGGGTATGACCCGAACCTCTACAACGACACATCGCACGAGATGTACGAGGAGGATTAA